A genomic stretch from Penicillium digitatum chromosome 4, complete sequence includes:
- a CDS encoding Alcohol acetyltransferase, producing the protein MSDPIKFMRLASPNERRTISREDVGYYNALVIAAVYEIASEHVDVSTTQSFLAPLRQCIGKYPYLNVVVKDKHTEKPAYEAVSSIDLHDHVFIIHEDEASNNGETAKMEKILPAILDRPWPADIPPWRIVVLPLVSPQDSTAKRCFVAFAFSHALGDGMVGVAFHRTFLDAWRQTTSVDKNASFLVTPPSQTLPEPFDTPERLPISWKFLLEPLIAVYLPKFVAKLFGLRASASTLDAGTWIGSPMFFDPAAALQSRVRLLEIEAPLVQKALQTSRSHGSKLTATVHQMVVRALSRAIHSTDVTNFVSGTPVDMRASIGTPGLTWGLFVSGYYDVHPRVPNAKEPGLSEERWTAASLMTQKLAECGARLQDQAIGLLRYVPSIRNWTLSKIGQKRDSSYELSNLLAFDNTGDGTDQKCKVSKMVFSQPGNVTSAPLVFNIISVKGGSLMCTVSWQAGALGVPVEEEMSLVDDICSSIRADFEALTD; encoded by the exons ATGTCAGACCCCATCAAGTTCATGAGACTTGCAA GTCCCAATGAACGCCGTACGATTAGTCGCGAAGATGTTGGCTATTACAACGCGCTCGTCATAGCAGCAGTCTATGAAATTGCGAGCGAACATGTAGACGTTAGCACCACCCAGTCATTTCTTGCACCTTTGAGACAATGCATCGGGAAGTACCCATACTTAAACGTGGTCGTCAAGGACAAGCATACCGAGAAGCCAGCATATGAAGCGGTTTCTAGCATTGATCTCCACGATCATGTGTTTATAATCCACGAAGACGAAGCCAGTAACAATGGCGAGACAGCAAAAATGGAGAAGATTCTGCCAGCCATACTCGACCGGCCATGGCCTGCTGATATCCCACCTTGGCGAATTGTGGTCCTCCCTTTGGTGTCACCACAAGACTCCACAGCGAAGCGATGCTTTGTCGCTTTCGCGTTTTCCCATGCTCTCGGCGACGGCATGGTGGGAGTTGCATTCCACCGCACCTTCCTAGATGCATGGCGCCAGACTACTAGCGTGGACAAGAATGCCTCTTTCTTAGTGACACCGCCAAGTCAAACGCTCCCGGAACCCTTTGACACACCTGAAAGGCTCCCCATATCCTGGAAATTCCTCCTTGAGCCACTGATAGCAGTTTACTTGCCAAAGTTTGTGGCCAAACTTTTTGGGCTCCGTGCATCTGCCAGCACCCTAGATGCCGGTACTTGGATTGGGTCACCCATGTTCTTCGATCCGGCAGCTGCCCTCCAGAGTAGAGTAAGGCTCCTTGAGATTGAGGCCCCGCTAGTCCAAAAGGCCCTGCAAACGTCAAGAAGCCATGGCTCCAAGCTCACGGCAACGGTGCATCAGATGGTCGTTCGCGCGCTAAGCAGAGCCATTCACAGCACCGACGTCACCAATTTTGTCTCGGGGACACCTGTTGATATGCGAGCGTCCATTGGGACGCCAGGTCTCACATGGGGTCTTTTCGTATCTGGCTATTACGACGTACATCCACGGGTACCGAATGCGAAAGAGCCTGGTTTGTCCGAGGAGAGGTGGACAGCCGCGAGTTTGATGACGCAAAAGCTCGCTGAATGTGGTGCGAGGCTGCAAGATCAAGCCATTGGCCTGCTGAGATATGTCCCCAGCATCCGGAATTGGACATTGAGTAAAATTGGACAGAAACGGGACTCTTCATACGAACTGAGCAACTTGCTTGCTTTCGACAACACGGGTGACGGTACAGATCAAAAGTGCAAGGTCAGCAAGATGGTGTTCTCGCAGCCTGGCAATGTTACTAGCGCACCACTGGTTTTCAATATCATCAGTGTCAAAGGGGGTAGCTTGATGTGCACAGTGAGTTGGCAAGCTGGAGCCTTAGGTGTGCCGGTAGAGGAGGAAATGTCCTTGGTTGATGATATATGCTCATCAATTCGTGCGGACTTTGAAGCCCTGACTGATTAA